The Bacteriovorax sp. PP10 nucleotide sequence GACTGGAAGAGTTTGTCTGAAGAAGACTACGAAAAACAAAAACAATACCTCATCGAGCGCGCTCTAAGAGGTTTAGAAAAAATCGTCCCAGGGATTCGCGAGAAGATTGATTACGTTGATGCTGCCACTCCATTAACAGTTGAGCGCTATACAAACCATGTTCGCGGAGCAAGCTTCGGAACTAAGTTTGAAGGCCTTGATGTCTCAATGAATATGCACAAAGAACTGCCTGGATTATTTCATGCAGGCTCGGTTGGAATTATCATGTCGGGATGGTTAGGAGCTGCCAACTACGGAGTCATTCAAGCTCACGAAGTTGACAACTATTTATCAAAATTAGAGAAATTAGTAACAGTATAAAACTGTCGTCCAGTTTCCACCGTAATCTTTTGGAAGTTCAACTAAAGCAGCACGTACAGTTTTGCCGTGAATTTCAAATTGATGTGGGCCTTCCCAGCGAACTCTTCTGTCGACAGAAAATGCATTTAAATAATAAATGTCATTGATCATGTCGCCACCAGAAACTACTTGTCCCGGGTAAATTCTATAATAGCCTTTTGATTCCCAAACTCTGTTTGGATTTTGTCCTCTTGTCGCTACATAAATTTCCTGGTTACAGTTGTTTTGTAGATACAGGTGCACGACTTTATCGTGGTCCTTATCAAGAGAAGGTGAGAAAAAAGATTCAATTCTGCCCACTTCAGCTTGTGCTACGTTTAGTGCCAGAACAGAAAAGAGTGCGATTAAAAATTTCATGATGCCTCCAAAATCTATTAAGAGATACCTCTATAAATCTAGGAGAGGTGAGTGCATATGGAAACTAAAGATTTGTTACATTTAGGTGAGACCGTGTCAGATAAGTAATAGTTACCGACAACTGGCCGGCAACTATTACATTAAGTTTTAAATTAATTACAAATTAACCTAATCGTCCAATCTCCACTAGCGCCTCCTGGGAGTTCGATCAGTCTCGCTTTCAAGTTATATCCGTTAAACTCAATGTTATAAGGCCCATCCCAACGGATATGTCCATCGTACGTTCTTGCGTGAAGATAAAAGTAATTGCGACTCATAGTAGTGTCATAAATTCTATATCCAGGAGAAATTCTGAAATAGCCTCTGGTCTCCCAGTTTCCATTATAGGTTCGGGTACGGGTCACAACATACACATCTTCATAACATTCATTGGCCAGGTATAGGCCTATAGACTGTATGGATTTATTTTCTGAAGATGTTGGAGTAAAACTTAAACTCAGGTCACCTTGTTCGGCGTAAGAAATATTAAGAGTTAAAACTGTAAAAAGTGCGATTAACATTTTCATAGATCCTCCAATTTCTTGAGAATTCACTCTATGTGCTTCTTTCAATCTAGGAGTGTCATAGGTGAAAGGAAACTAAAGATTCGTTTAATTTACGAATTAGTTGACCAGTGATCCCTTGATCTCTTTCAAGAGGTATTATTCCACCATTGTGATCATACTCCATCATCAAATGTTGATACGCGGCACTCTTAAAAACACTTCTCAAACAAGTTTGTCTCAGTTAAAATTCTCTCAATTTTAAGAGGGAAACTACTATGGATTTTAACAATCAAACAGTCATCGTTACCGGTGGAACAAGAGGAATTGGACGCGGTATCAGCGAGGCCTTTCTAAAAAATGGCGCAACTGTTATTGCCACTTATGCTGGAAACGACGCTGCAGCAGCGAAGATGAAAGAAGAAAACTCACAGTATGCTGATCGCATCCACACTTTTAGATGTGACGTTCGCGATGAAGCGGCCGTGGTTGATTTTTATAAAATGGTTGAAGAAAAATTCCCTAAGATCGAAGTTCTTATCAACAACTCTGGGATCAGAAGAGACCAGGTGACAGCGATGATGAGCATGATTGAATGGAATGATGTTATTGCAACGAACCTGACGGGAACTTTTTTAATGAGTAAACATGCAGTCCTGCAGTTTATGAAAAACCGTTACGGAAGAATTGTGAACATGTCTTCTATCGGTGGAAGTTTAGGTTTACCAGGTCAAGCAAACTACGCTGCTTCAAAAGCAGGTCAGATTGCTATTTCAAAAACACTTTCAAAAGAAGTCGCAAAACGCGGGATCACTGTGAATAACGTGTGCCCGGGATTTATCGATACAGAACTTCTAGCTGATCTTCCGGAAGAGCAGAGAAAAGAATACGCTAAAGACGTTCCTATGAAGCGCTTTGGACGTGTAGAAGAAGTCGCTGCTGCGGTTTTATTTTTAGCGAGCAAAGAAGCAAGTTATATTACTGGTGCAAGTCTAGAAATTTCCGGAGGACTATAATGTTCCCAGATATTCTCGACCTTATCCCACAACGCCCACCATTTTTATTTGTTGATAAAGTGGTAGACCGTACAGAAAATTCAATCAAGACAACTCTTAAAGTGACAGGCCAGGAAGACTTCTTCAAAGGACATTTTCCAGGTAACCCAATCATGCCAGGAGTATTGCTTCAAGAAGCTTTATTTCAATCAGGAGCTGCTTTAATGGCAGGTCGTGCTGGTGGAGGCCTTGGTGTTGTGACTAGAGTTCAGAATGCAAAATTCAAAAATATGGTTCGCCCTGGCGATGTTTTAGAAATGGAAGTTCAGTTAACTGAATCTATTTCAAATGCTCACTATATGAAAGGGACCACTAAGGTAGACGGTAAAACGGTTTTAGTTATTGAATTTGCCGTAGCAAGCGTTTAAAGGATTATTATGAGCTTTTTAAATCTAGAAAATAAAACATTTCTTATCACTGGTGTTGCTAATAAAAAATCAGTGGCCTACTTTTCTGCAAAAACATTGCAGGACAATGGTGCTGACTTAATCTTCACTGTTCAAAATGAAGACATTAAAGAAAAAGTAGCAAAGCTATTCCCAGAAAAGAAAATTTATATTTTAGACGTAGAAAACACAGAGTCGGTGAGTGCACT carries:
- a CDS encoding DUF1036 domain-containing protein produces the protein MKFLIALFSVLALNVAQAEVGRIESFFSPSLDKDHDKVVHLYLQNNCNQEIYVATRGQNPNRVWESKGYYRIYPGQVVSGGDMINDIYYLNAFSVDRRVRWEGPHQFEIHGKTVRAALVELPKDYGGNWTTVLYCY
- a CDS encoding DUF1036 domain-containing protein, encoding MKMLIALFTVLTLNISYAEQGDLSLSFTPTSSENKSIQSIGLYLANECYEDVYVVTRTRTYNGNWETRGYFRISPGYRIYDTTMSRNYFYLHARTYDGHIRWDGPYNIEFNGYNLKARLIELPGGASGDWTIRLICN
- the fabG gene encoding 3-oxoacyl-ACP reductase FabG; the encoded protein is MDFNNQTVIVTGGTRGIGRGISEAFLKNGATVIATYAGNDAAAAKMKEENSQYADRIHTFRCDVRDEAAVVDFYKMVEEKFPKIEVLINNSGIRRDQVTAMMSMIEWNDVIATNLTGTFLMSKHAVLQFMKNRYGRIVNMSSIGGSLGLPGQANYAASKAGQIAISKTLSKEVAKRGITVNNVCPGFIDTELLADLPEEQRKEYAKDVPMKRFGRVEEVAAAVLFLASKEASYITGASLEISGGL
- the fabZ gene encoding 3-hydroxyacyl-ACP dehydratase FabZ: MFPDILDLIPQRPPFLFVDKVVDRTENSIKTTLKVTGQEDFFKGHFPGNPIMPGVLLQEALFQSGAALMAGRAGGGLGVVTRVQNAKFKNMVRPGDVLEMEVQLTESISNAHYMKGTTKVDGKTVLVIEFAVASV